From the Patagioenas fasciata isolate bPatFas1 chromosome Z, bPatFas1.hap1, whole genome shotgun sequence genome, one window contains:
- the SREK1 gene encoding splicing regulatory glutamine/lysine-rich protein 1 isoform X1, producing MMNSGGIGVPLGFPLGPTSVIQVTNLSSAVTSEQMRTLFGFLGDIEELRLYPPDNAPLAFSSKVCYIKFREASSVGVAQHLTNTVFIDRALIVVPCAEGKIPDEAKALSLLAPAPTMTSLMPGAGLLPIPTPTPLTTLGVSLGTLGAIPAAALDPNITALGEIPQPPIMGNVDPSKIDEIRRTVYVGNLNSQTTTADQLLEFFKQVGEVKFVRMAGDETQPTRFAFVEFADQNSVPRALAFNGVMFGDRPLKINHSNNAIVKPPEMTPQAAAKELEEVMKRVREAQSFISAAIEPESGKSSERKGGRSRSHSRSESRSSSKSRSRRKRSHSKRRSRSGNRSVSRHKDRRRSRSPLKKRSRSREKRKSRSRSHSRDKKRDKEKVKEKEKAKEKERDRDKEKERDRDKDRERERDKERNREKDKERERNKDRDRVRDKDRDRDRDKDKDKDRDKDREKEKDKEKEKDREEVDQNKEKEDSEKEVDKDREKSKDKEADQDKGEDKEKDRDKEKEKDGDKEKERDREKERDDKKKKDKRSRTPPRSYSSSRRSRSSSRERRKRKSRSPSKSPKTSKATKRKSSRTPSPRRNKKEKKRERDTNNDRRERERSTSKKKSSKEKEGKDKPDKSTTALKDKDHTKEDQNSESDKEIDNRDTQRTDEVKLQQNGNCQLNEENLSIKMEGV from the exons ATGATGAACAGCGGAGGCATCGGGGTGCCGCTGGGCTTCCCCTTGGGCCCCACGTCCGTCATCCAAGTCACGAACCTCTCCTCCGCCGTGACCAGTGAGCAGATGCGAACTCTCTTCGGCTTCCTGGGAGATATCGAGGAGCTGCGCCTCTATCCCCCGGA CAACGCACCTCTTGCTTTTTCCTCCAAAGTATGTTATATTAAGTTTCGTGAAGCATCGAGTGTTGGTGTGGCCCAGCATCTTACTAACACGGTTTTTATTGACAGAGCTTTGATAGTTGTACCCTGTGCAGAAG GTAAAATCCCAGATGAAGCCAAAGCCCTTTCTCTGTTGGCTCCTGCTCCTACTATGACAAGCTTGATGCCTGGTGCAGGGTTGCTTCCTATACCTACACCAACCCCTTTGACTACA CTCGGTGTTTCACTTGGCACTTTGGGAGCTATACCAGCAGCAGCATTGGACCCTAACATTACAGCGCTGGGAGAAATACCACAGCCACCAATTATGGGGAATGTGGATCCATCCAAAATTGATGAAATCAGGAGAACAGTCTATGTTGGAAACTTGAATTCCCAG ACTACAACAGCAGATCAACTGCTTGAATTTTTTAAGCAAGTTGGAGAAGTCAAATTTGTGCGAATGGCAGGTGATGAGACACAACCAACACGGTTCGCTTTTGTGGAATTTGCAGACCAAAATTCTGTACCTCGAGCTCTTGCCTTTAATGGAGTTATGTTTGGAGACAGGCCGCTGAA AATAAATCACTCCAATAATGCAATAGTGAAGCCTCCTGAAATGACACCACAAGCTGCTGCCAAGGAACTGGAAGAAGTGATGAAGAGAGTAAGGGAGGCCCAGTCTTTCATATCTGCTGCTATTGAGCCAG AGTCTGGAAAGAGCAGTGAAAGAAAAGGCGGTCGATCTCGTTCCCATTCTCGTTCAGAATCCAGGTCTAGCTCAAAATCCCGATCTAGAAGGAAAAGATCACACTCAAAACGCAG AAGTAGATCTGGCAACAGATCAGTCTCAAGGCACAAGGACAGACGCAGATCCAGAAGTCCCCTGAAAAAACGGTCTAGATCTAGGGAAAAGCGGAAATCCCGAAGTCGCTCTCATTCTCG GGACaagaaaagagacaaagaaaaggtcaaggaaaaagaaaaggccaaagaaaaggagagagaccgagacaaggagaaggagagggaccGAGACAAAGATAGGGAAAGAGAGCGagataaagagagaaacagggaGAAGGACAAGGAGAGAGAGCGAAACAAAGATCGAGACAGAGTTAGAGACAAAGACAGAGATAGAGACAGGGACAAGGATAAGGACAAAGatagggacaaggacagggaaaaggagaaagataaggagaaggaaaaagacagGGAAGAGGTAGACCAGAACAAGGAAAAAGAAGATAGTGAAAAAGAAGTagacaaggacagagagaagagtaaGGACAAGGAGGCAGATCAGGACAAAGGAGAGGACAAAGAAAaggacagagacaaagaaaaggaaaaagatgggGATAAGGAGAAGGAACGagacagagaaaaagagagagatgataaaaagaagaaagataagAGATCCAGAACACCCCCAAGAAGCTATAGCTCTTCAAGAAGATCTCGTAGCTCCAGCAG AGAAAGGCGTAAAAGGAAGAGCAGAAGTCCCTCCAAGTCTCCTAAAACCTCCAAAGCAACAAAAAGAAAGTCTTCACGAACTCCTTCACCAAGAAG aaacaagaaagaaaaaaaaagagaaagagatacAAATAATGATAGAAGAGAAAGAGAACGTTCCACCTCcaagaaaaaaagcagtaaagaaaaagagggaaaggacAAACCTGACAAAAGCACCACTGCTTTGAAG GACAAAGATCACACTAAAGAAGATCAGAATTCAGAATCTGACAAGGAGATAGACAACAGAGACACACAAAGGACAGATGAAGTCAAGCTACAACAGAATGGGAACTGCCAACTGAATGAAGAAAACCTCTCAATTAAAATGGAAGGGGTTTAA
- the SREK1 gene encoding splicing regulatory glutamine/lysine-rich protein 1 isoform X2: protein MTSLMPGAGLLPIPTPTPLTTLGVSLGTLGAIPAAALDPNITALGEIPQPPIMGNVDPSKIDEIRRTVYVGNLNSQTTTADQLLEFFKQVGEVKFVRMAGDETQPTRFAFVEFADQNSVPRALAFNGVMFGDRPLKINHSNNAIVKPPEMTPQAAAKELEEVMKRVREAQSFISAAIEPESGKSSERKGGRSRSHSRSESRSSSKSRSRRKRSHSKRRSRSGNRSVSRHKDRRRSRSPLKKRSRSREKRKSRSRSHSRDKKRDKEKVKEKEKAKEKERDRDKEKERDRDKDRERERDKERNREKDKERERNKDRDRVRDKDRDRDRDKDKDKDRDKDREKEKDKEKEKDREEVDQNKEKEDSEKEVDKDREKSKDKEADQDKGEDKEKDRDKEKEKDGDKEKERDREKERDDKKKKDKRSRTPPRSYSSSRRSRSSSRERRKRKSRSPSKSPKTSKATKRKSSRTPSPRRNKKEKKRERDTNNDRRERERSTSKKKSSKEKEGKDKPDKSTTALKDKDHTKEDQNSESDKEIDNRDTQRTDEVKLQQNGNCQLNEENLSIKMEGV, encoded by the exons ATGACAAGCTTGATGCCTGGTGCAGGGTTGCTTCCTATACCTACACCAACCCCTTTGACTACA CTCGGTGTTTCACTTGGCACTTTGGGAGCTATACCAGCAGCAGCATTGGACCCTAACATTACAGCGCTGGGAGAAATACCACAGCCACCAATTATGGGGAATGTGGATCCATCCAAAATTGATGAAATCAGGAGAACAGTCTATGTTGGAAACTTGAATTCCCAG ACTACAACAGCAGATCAACTGCTTGAATTTTTTAAGCAAGTTGGAGAAGTCAAATTTGTGCGAATGGCAGGTGATGAGACACAACCAACACGGTTCGCTTTTGTGGAATTTGCAGACCAAAATTCTGTACCTCGAGCTCTTGCCTTTAATGGAGTTATGTTTGGAGACAGGCCGCTGAA AATAAATCACTCCAATAATGCAATAGTGAAGCCTCCTGAAATGACACCACAAGCTGCTGCCAAGGAACTGGAAGAAGTGATGAAGAGAGTAAGGGAGGCCCAGTCTTTCATATCTGCTGCTATTGAGCCAG AGTCTGGAAAGAGCAGTGAAAGAAAAGGCGGTCGATCTCGTTCCCATTCTCGTTCAGAATCCAGGTCTAGCTCAAAATCCCGATCTAGAAGGAAAAGATCACACTCAAAACGCAG AAGTAGATCTGGCAACAGATCAGTCTCAAGGCACAAGGACAGACGCAGATCCAGAAGTCCCCTGAAAAAACGGTCTAGATCTAGGGAAAAGCGGAAATCCCGAAGTCGCTCTCATTCTCG GGACaagaaaagagacaaagaaaaggtcaaggaaaaagaaaaggccaaagaaaaggagagagaccgagacaaggagaaggagagggaccGAGACAAAGATAGGGAAAGAGAGCGagataaagagagaaacagggaGAAGGACAAGGAGAGAGAGCGAAACAAAGATCGAGACAGAGTTAGAGACAAAGACAGAGATAGAGACAGGGACAAGGATAAGGACAAAGatagggacaaggacagggaaaaggagaaagataaggagaaggaaaaagacagGGAAGAGGTAGACCAGAACAAGGAAAAAGAAGATAGTGAAAAAGAAGTagacaaggacagagagaagagtaaGGACAAGGAGGCAGATCAGGACAAAGGAGAGGACAAAGAAAaggacagagacaaagaaaaggaaaaagatgggGATAAGGAGAAGGAACGagacagagaaaaagagagagatgataaaaagaagaaagataagAGATCCAGAACACCCCCAAGAAGCTATAGCTCTTCAAGAAGATCTCGTAGCTCCAGCAG AGAAAGGCGTAAAAGGAAGAGCAGAAGTCCCTCCAAGTCTCCTAAAACCTCCAAAGCAACAAAAAGAAAGTCTTCACGAACTCCTTCACCAAGAAG aaacaagaaagaaaaaaaaagagaaagagatacAAATAATGATAGAAGAGAAAGAGAACGTTCCACCTCcaagaaaaaaagcagtaaagaaaaagagggaaaggacAAACCTGACAAAAGCACCACTGCTTTGAAG GACAAAGATCACACTAAAGAAGATCAGAATTCAGAATCTGACAAGGAGATAGACAACAGAGACACACAAAGGACAGATGAAGTCAAGCTACAACAGAATGGGAACTGCCAACTGAATGAAGAAAACCTCTCAATTAAAATGGAAGGGGTTTAA